Proteins encoded in a region of the Oscillospiraceae bacterium MB24-C1 genome:
- a CDS encoding TRAP transporter large permease, translating into MNFLTWLPLILVFVLLAFRLPVCAVFISGAVVYFTFIAPEMPLNIVLSKMVTSGMNFNLMAIPFFITAGLLMNYTGITSRMMKFADLLVGHMWGGLAQVNVLLSTLMGGLCGSSNADAAMQCKMLVPEMEKRGFNLAFAAAVTANSALISPMIPPGVMLILYASITENSVLDMFMAGYLPGILMCIFMMLAVNYVSHRDGYKPVREERATLKEIARGFVDCFWAVVMIVVLIVGLRFGIVTATEGGAILCLLCIFVGMFVYKELHISDFKMILLEAFTSIANVFGIIISATVFGLYLTYAQIPQMITALVLDITNNPIVFLLMVNIMLLIMGMLVDSSAVLMIAGPLLYPVAINFGINPIHFGIMMILNLSIGAITPPFGATMYQCCNLCKIEIPDFLKQGKELFAALIITLLLVTFIPGISTLLPTLLK; encoded by the coding sequence ATGAATTTTCTTACCTGGCTTCCTCTGATTCTGGTATTCGTCCTGTTGGCCTTTCGTCTCCCGGTATGCGCCGTTTTTATCAGCGGAGCCGTCGTCTACTTTACATTTATCGCACCGGAGATGCCGCTAAACATCGTGCTGTCCAAGATGGTTACTTCCGGCATGAACTTTAACCTGATGGCTATCCCGTTTTTCATCACGGCGGGCCTGCTCATGAACTACACCGGCATTACCTCCCGCATGATGAAGTTTGCCGACCTGCTGGTGGGCCATATGTGGGGCGGCCTGGCTCAGGTAAATGTGCTGCTGTCCACCCTGATGGGCGGTCTGTGCGGCTCTTCGAATGCGGACGCCGCCATGCAGTGCAAGATGCTGGTGCCTGAAATGGAGAAACGAGGTTTTAATCTCGCCTTTGCCGCCGCTGTCACTGCAAACTCCGCTCTGATCTCGCCTATGATTCCTCCCGGAGTCATGCTGATTCTGTACGCTTCCATAACGGAAAATTCTGTGCTGGATATGTTTATGGCTGGCTACCTGCCCGGCATTCTAATGTGCATCTTCATGATGCTTGCCGTGAATTACGTCTCCCACCGCGACGGTTATAAGCCCGTGCGTGAAGAGCGCGCCACGCTCAAAGAGATTGCCCGCGGCTTCGTCGACTGCTTCTGGGCCGTGGTGATGATTGTTGTGCTCATTGTTGGCCTGCGCTTCGGTATCGTCACCGCTACCGAGGGTGGTGCTATTCTCTGCTTACTATGTATCTTTGTGGGTATGTTCGTCTACAAAGAGCTACATATTTCCGACTTCAAGATGATTCTTTTAGAGGCCTTCACCTCCATCGCCAATGTGTTTGGCATCATCATCTCCGCCACCGTTTTTGGCCTGTATCTAACTTATGCGCAGATTCCTCAGATGATCACGGCGCTTGTGCTTGACATTACTAATAATCCCATCGTGTTCCTTCTGATGGTGAACATCATGTTGCTCATCATGGGTATGTTGGTGGATAGCTCCGCCGTCTTGATGATTGCAGGCCCCCTGCTGTACCCTGTGGCCATAAACTTTGGCATTAACCCCATCCACTTCGGCATCATGATGATTCTCAACCTGTCCATCGGTGCCATCACGCCTCCCTTCGGCGCAACAATGTACCAGTGCTGCAACCTGTGCAAGATTGAAATTCCTGATTTTCTAAAGCAAGGAAAAGAGCTTTTCGCGGCGTTGATTATCACCCTGCTTCTGGTTACATTTATCCCCGGTATCTCAACTCTACTTCCCACGCTGCTGAAATAA
- a CDS encoding TRAP transporter small permease subunit, with protein sequence MKKIAAFFRDGTAEEWMGRVMVILVIVPVIINIFSRVVLQHYSTTLEAIALSAYVWIGYAGFGYLYKKDAHVDVKFIQNLLPPIGQQILDILRDIFIFVFSAFITYWGLKLCKSGLTRMVTGTKIAYFFPYLSIVVGFFSGAVRSLWSLLSRIFKGIEGRKTE encoded by the coding sequence ATGAAAAAAATCGCTGCCTTTTTCCGAGACGGAACGGCAGAAGAATGGATGGGACGGGTGATGGTCATTTTGGTCATTGTACCTGTTATCATCAACATATTCTCGCGCGTCGTCCTGCAACACTATTCCACTACACTTGAGGCCATTGCCCTGTCTGCGTATGTCTGGATCGGGTATGCCGGCTTCGGATACCTATACAAAAAAGATGCCCATGTGGATGTCAAGTTCATTCAAAATCTGCTACCCCCTATTGGTCAGCAAATTCTAGATATCCTCCGTGATATTTTTATTTTTGTATTCTCCGCTTTCATTACCTATTGGGGCCTCAAGCTGTGCAAGAGCGGACTTACCCGCATGGTCACCGGCACGAAAATTGCTTATTTTTTTCCGTATTTGTCCATCGTGGTGGGATTCTTTAGCGGTGCTGTGCGCAGTCTATGGTCACTGCTGAGCCGCATCTTTAAGGGGATTGAAGGGAGGAAAACCGAATGA
- a CDS encoding GDSL-type esterase/lipase family protein, which translates to MKRIICYGDSNTWGYVPGTGARFDADTRWTALLQKNLGSGYCVIEAGMNSRTTSFDDPFCDYLNGRKGLLYTLLAAKPVDLLIISLGTNDLKFTDARGSSKGLDALLSAAFSADYVQSDSGNTSVFRGSPLILVISPIPLLSGIDTREPSSSMQGKYSESLRFKDYYYPVCQAHGAFFLDASVYATASEVDCVHMGAESHKNLGVAVSHVVRRVLTL; encoded by the coding sequence ATGAAAAGAATTATATGCTACGGTGATTCCAACACCTGGGGTTACGTCCCTGGCACAGGAGCGCGCTTTGACGCAGACACCCGTTGGACAGCACTGCTTCAAAAGAATCTGGGTAGTGGATATTGTGTCATTGAGGCGGGTATGAATTCTCGAACCACTTCATTCGACGACCCGTTCTGTGACTATCTGAATGGTAGAAAAGGTCTTCTGTATACGTTATTAGCAGCCAAGCCTGTTGACTTGCTGATCATCAGCCTTGGTACCAACGACCTGAAGTTTACGGATGCACGCGGCTCCTCAAAGGGGCTGGACGCCTTGCTGAGCGCCGCATTCTCCGCGGATTATGTGCAGTCTGATAGTGGAAACACCAGCGTTTTTAGGGGTTCGCCTCTGATTCTTGTAATCTCGCCCATCCCACTGCTTTCGGGCATTGATACACGGGAACCCTCCTCTTCTATGCAAGGCAAATATAGCGAGTCACTTCGTTTTAAAGATTATTATTATCCGGTATGTCAGGCTCATGGTGCATTCTTTCTTGACGCCTCTGTGTACGCAACTGCATCTGAGGTTGATTGTGTACATATGGGTGCCGAAAGCCATAAAAATCTTGGCGTTGCAGTGTCTCATGTAGTGCGCAGAGTGCTGACTCTATAA
- a CDS encoding MgtC/SapB family protein: MLDLLNPLRELSIASIFFRFLLATGCGAVIGYERSKKRHAAGLRTHIVVCIGASSVMLLNQYLSIYFNSNADPARLGAQVISGIGFLGAGTIVITGYQRGQRVKGLTTAAGLWASACMGLAVGSGFYEVAVIMCGFLFCVIVALNRLDEKYLKDSTVVRFYIEYTAETPFSTILATIRKNKWHLSHLEYPGGNSCPINSAIIDVQRFGQDSDRNVLLSKLRSTNGILFVEDA, encoded by the coding sequence GTGCTTGATCTCCTGAATCCACTGAGAGAATTGTCAATAGCATCTATTTTTTTCCGCTTCCTGTTAGCAACTGGCTGCGGCGCGGTAATTGGATATGAAAGAAGCAAAAAGCGCCACGCTGCCGGATTGCGCACACATATTGTTGTATGCATTGGTGCGTCGTCAGTTATGTTGCTAAACCAATATCTTTCCATTTATTTCAACTCGAATGCCGATCCCGCACGTCTTGGGGCTCAAGTCATTAGTGGTATTGGTTTTCTTGGCGCCGGAACCATTGTAATTACAGGATATCAAAGAGGTCAGCGTGTAAAGGGATTGACGACCGCTGCAGGACTATGGGCATCCGCATGTATGGGCCTTGCCGTAGGAAGCGGATTTTACGAAGTAGCGGTTATCATGTGTGGGTTTCTTTTCTGTGTGATTGTAGCGCTAAATCGTCTCGACGAAAAGTACTTAAAAGACTCTACTGTCGTTCGTTTTTATATTGAGTACACGGCCGAGACGCCGTTTTCGACTATTCTTGCGACGATACGAAAAAACAAATGGCATCTATCTCATTTAGAGTATCCCGGTGGGAATAGTTGCCCAATCAATAGCGCTATCATTGACGTACAGCGTTTCGGTCAGGACTCGGATCGTAATGTTTTGTTATCAAAATTACGAAGCACAAATGGCATCCTATTCGTCGAGGATGCGTAG